From one Lycium barbarum isolate Lr01 chromosome 6, ASM1917538v2, whole genome shotgun sequence genomic stretch:
- the LOC132644334 gene encoding uncharacterized protein LOC132644334 isoform X4, producing the protein MQPAQRIGASGGHERALYSTDEKVNPLTNSTSKQLSIIDILGDDGPNCELENSAHEGRVAFSIEGLGKVEMSTPVHSPQVPGRPLSYGRSSPPRTRRKALSSQYLNRGIDGIELELDSMMVDVELPFRTSPLDGSACSRGIPDLPGSAEHKLLDTKWFSFNNNFTDLYTFESDEFFGKSKESSNTIWNDSANSSFQLPESFHEDCGSPHKSYLYHFDASSTDFWNNQSCGMREFNFEDCYYWGSANSSRARNYGKQDTYFDDSYHQKQRVRMRAKSEFNIIDSPTPYSKHYKSENFRDFSVSDGEWCSMRCTNPHLMDNIDHADKTWFANEDARDNLSLLSEESSTAVVGELDRQQKMNSNNKRRSQDVSDGSKETKFCEKLSAKERNCKRNDIQQGKEMDEPTKLPWPPNQSSAKPEYYHPVFYEKRSDMNNDGIRKARCGPGESNSRFRSFYETSVSKRHVSTCSDISTGDVLTDREPKLQVDSLQNLKGSIKYPGEYAPSCFMFEPMTFALDSPRCTFRNLFQDAKKGWGTEDSLHTLGSQGKVTGNIVRDVGKIPDFPSDGHEGVDILPFDSGQFVPNIEVSGRCKGLSSGKEKSTDGSSSVNKCSNCEEPKEKTPEVEDRTRSFNYSERAEEASSSIEISTVSKGDQHSSDKNQDTQSSLRCQAGDEVTKADSRSSSKEGRIATRQSHNVHQNGQVMMLEAVSFNFYVCSF; encoded by the exons ATGCAGCCTGCCCAAAGAA TTGGAGCATCTGGAGGTCATGAGAGAGCTTTGTACAGCACCGATGAGAAAGTAAATCCACTGACGAACTCTACAAGCAAGC AACTCTCTATCATTGACATACTTGGTGATGATGGACCGAACTGCGAGTTGGAAAATTCAGCTCATGAAGGCCGTGTTGCATTTTCGATTGAAG GTTTAGGTAAAGTTGAAATGTCTACCCCAGTCCATTCACCGCAGGTTCCTGGCAG ACCCTTGTCATATGGTAGGTCCTCCCCCCCAAGGACTAGGAGAAAAGCCCTCTCATctcagtaccttaacagagggaTAGATGGCATTGAACTTGAATTG GATAGCATGATGGTGGATGTAGAACTACCTTTTCGTACGAGTCCTTTAGACGGATCCGCTTGCTCCAGGGGAATACCAGATTTACCTGGCAGCGCAGAACATAAGTTACTAGATACCAAATGGTTCTCCTTTAATAACAATTTTACTGATTTGTACACTTTTGAGAGTGATGAATTCTTCGGCAAAAGCAAGGAGAGCTCAAATACAATTTGGAATG ATTCAGCAAATTCCAGTTTCCAACTTCCTGAAAGCTTTCATGAAGATTGTGGTTCACCACATAAGAGCTACTTATATCATTTTGATGCTAGTTCCACTGATTTTTGGAATAACCAAAGTTGTGGGATGCGAGAATTCAACTTTGAGGACTGTTATTATTGGGGTTCTGCCAATTCTTCTAGGGCCAGAAATTATGGGAAGCAAGACACTTATTTTGATGACTCTTATCATCAGAAGCAAAG GGTCAGGATGCGAGCCAAATCAGAATTCAACATAATAG ATTCACCTACTCCCTATTCCAAGCACTACAAATCAGAGAATTTCAGAGATTTCAGTGTCTCAGATGGAGAATG GTGTTCCATGAGATGTACAAATCCTCATTTAATGGATAATATAGACCATGCTGATAAGACATGGTTTGCAAATGAAGATGCAAGGGATAATTTGAGTTTATTGAG CGAAGAATCATCCACTGCAG TGGTGGGTGAGTTAGACAGACAACAAAAGATGAACTCAAATAATAAAAGGAGAAGCCAGGATGTATCTGATGGGAGCAAAGAGACAAAATTTTGTGAGAAGTTATCTGCTAAGGAAAGAAACTGCAAGAGGAATGATATTCAGCAGGGGAAAGAAATGGATGAGCCAACAAAGTTACCGTGGCCACCAAACCAATCAAGTGCAAAGCCAGAATATTACCATCCTGTATTTTATGAGAAGAGGTCAGACATGAACAATGATGGAATTAGGAAGGCTAGATGTGGTCCTGGAGAGTCAAATTCAAGATTCAGATCTTTCTACGAAACTTCAGTGTCCAAAAGACATGTATCCACTTGTTCTGACATCTCGACTGGAGATGTCCTTACTGACCGGGAGCCTAAGTTACAAGTTGACTCCCTGCAGAACCTCAAGGGGTCTATCAAATATCCTGGTGAATATGCACCCTCATGTTTTATGTTCGAACCAATGACTTTTGCACTAGATAGCCCAAGGTGCACCTTCAGGAACTTGTTTCAGGATGCCAAGAAGGGATGGGGTACTGAGGATTCATTACATACTCTTGGTTCCCAGGGCAAAGTAACAGGAAACATTGTAAGAGATGTAGGTAAGATACCTGATTTCCCGAGCGATGGACATGAAGGCGTTGATATCCTACCATTCGATAGCGGCCAATTTGTCCCAAATATTGAAGTTTCTGGTAGGTGCAAGGGTTTGTCATCAGGAAAGGAAAAGTCAACGGATGGATCAAGTTCTGTCAATAAGTGTAGTAACTGTGAGGAACCAAAAGAAAAAACTCCAGAAGTGGAGGACAGGACAAGATCGTTCAACTATTCTGAACGTGCAGAAGAAGCATCTTCATCTATAGAGATATCCACTGTATCAAAGGGGGATCAGCACAGTTCAGATAAAAATCAGGACACTCAGTCTTCACTTAGATGTCAAGCAGGAGATGAAG TTACAAAAGCGGACAGCCGGTCTTCATCAAAAGAAGGAAGGATAGCTACACGACAAAGTCACAATGTTCACCAAAATGGTCAGGTTATGATGCTTGAGGCTGTGTCCTTCAATTTTTACGTGTGCAGTTTTTGA
- the LOC132644334 gene encoding uncharacterized protein LOC132644334 isoform X2 encodes MPQPSPVIQTNKVFCLGSLQHKEGTSPSSQDYAACPKNTSVGASGGHERALYSTDEKVNPLTNSTSKQLSIIDILGDDGPNCELENSAHEGRVAFSIEGLGKVEMSTPVHSPQVPGRPLSYGRSSPPRTRRKALSSQYLNRGIDGIELELDSMMVDVELPFRTSPLDGSACSRGIPDLPGSAEHKLLDTKWFSFNNNFTDLYTFESDEFFGKSKESSNTIWNDSANSSFQLPESFHEDCGSPHKSYLYHFDASSTDFWNNQSCGMREFNFEDCYYWGSANSSRARNYGKQDTYFDDSYHQKQRVRMRAKSEFNIIDSPTPYSKHYKSENFRDFSVSDGEWCSMRCTNPHLMDNIDHADKTWFANEDARDNLSLLSEESSTAVVGELDRQQKMNSNNKRRSQDVSDGSKETKFCEKLSAKERNCKRNDIQQGKEMDEPTKLPWPPNQSSAKPEYYHPVFYEKRSDMNNDGIRKARCGPGESNSRFRSFYETSVSKRHVSTCSDISTGDVLTDREPKLQVDSLQNLKGSIKYPGEYAPSCFMFEPMTFALDSPRCTFRNLFQDAKKGWGTEDSLHTLGSQGKVTGNIVRDVGKIPDFPSDGHEGVDILPFDSGQFVPNIEVSGRCKGLSSGKEKSTDGSSSVNKCSNCEEPKEKTPEVEDRTRSFNYSERAEEASSSIEISTVSKGDQHSSDKNQDTQSSLRCQAGDEVTKADSRSSSKEGRIATRQSHNVHQNGQVMMLEAVSFNFYVCSF; translated from the exons ATGCCACAGCCTTCTCCAGTGATTCAAACAAACAAAGTCTTTTGTCTTGGCTCTCTTCAGCATAAGGAAG GAACTTCACCAAGCTCCCAGGATTATGCAGCCTGCCCAAAGAA TACATCAGTTGGAGCATCTGGAGGTCATGAGAGAGCTTTGTACAGCACCGATGAGAAAGTAAATCCACTGACGAACTCTACAAGCAAGC AACTCTCTATCATTGACATACTTGGTGATGATGGACCGAACTGCGAGTTGGAAAATTCAGCTCATGAAGGCCGTGTTGCATTTTCGATTGAAG GTTTAGGTAAAGTTGAAATGTCTACCCCAGTCCATTCACCGCAGGTTCCTGGCAG ACCCTTGTCATATGGTAGGTCCTCCCCCCCAAGGACTAGGAGAAAAGCCCTCTCATctcagtaccttaacagagggaTAGATGGCATTGAACTTGAATTG GATAGCATGATGGTGGATGTAGAACTACCTTTTCGTACGAGTCCTTTAGACGGATCCGCTTGCTCCAGGGGAATACCAGATTTACCTGGCAGCGCAGAACATAAGTTACTAGATACCAAATGGTTCTCCTTTAATAACAATTTTACTGATTTGTACACTTTTGAGAGTGATGAATTCTTCGGCAAAAGCAAGGAGAGCTCAAATACAATTTGGAATG ATTCAGCAAATTCCAGTTTCCAACTTCCTGAAAGCTTTCATGAAGATTGTGGTTCACCACATAAGAGCTACTTATATCATTTTGATGCTAGTTCCACTGATTTTTGGAATAACCAAAGTTGTGGGATGCGAGAATTCAACTTTGAGGACTGTTATTATTGGGGTTCTGCCAATTCTTCTAGGGCCAGAAATTATGGGAAGCAAGACACTTATTTTGATGACTCTTATCATCAGAAGCAAAG GGTCAGGATGCGAGCCAAATCAGAATTCAACATAATAG ATTCACCTACTCCCTATTCCAAGCACTACAAATCAGAGAATTTCAGAGATTTCAGTGTCTCAGATGGAGAATG GTGTTCCATGAGATGTACAAATCCTCATTTAATGGATAATATAGACCATGCTGATAAGACATGGTTTGCAAATGAAGATGCAAGGGATAATTTGAGTTTATTGAG CGAAGAATCATCCACTGCAG TGGTGGGTGAGTTAGACAGACAACAAAAGATGAACTCAAATAATAAAAGGAGAAGCCAGGATGTATCTGATGGGAGCAAAGAGACAAAATTTTGTGAGAAGTTATCTGCTAAGGAAAGAAACTGCAAGAGGAATGATATTCAGCAGGGGAAAGAAATGGATGAGCCAACAAAGTTACCGTGGCCACCAAACCAATCAAGTGCAAAGCCAGAATATTACCATCCTGTATTTTATGAGAAGAGGTCAGACATGAACAATGATGGAATTAGGAAGGCTAGATGTGGTCCTGGAGAGTCAAATTCAAGATTCAGATCTTTCTACGAAACTTCAGTGTCCAAAAGACATGTATCCACTTGTTCTGACATCTCGACTGGAGATGTCCTTACTGACCGGGAGCCTAAGTTACAAGTTGACTCCCTGCAGAACCTCAAGGGGTCTATCAAATATCCTGGTGAATATGCACCCTCATGTTTTATGTTCGAACCAATGACTTTTGCACTAGATAGCCCAAGGTGCACCTTCAGGAACTTGTTTCAGGATGCCAAGAAGGGATGGGGTACTGAGGATTCATTACATACTCTTGGTTCCCAGGGCAAAGTAACAGGAAACATTGTAAGAGATGTAGGTAAGATACCTGATTTCCCGAGCGATGGACATGAAGGCGTTGATATCCTACCATTCGATAGCGGCCAATTTGTCCCAAATATTGAAGTTTCTGGTAGGTGCAAGGGTTTGTCATCAGGAAAGGAAAAGTCAACGGATGGATCAAGTTCTGTCAATAAGTGTAGTAACTGTGAGGAACCAAAAGAAAAAACTCCAGAAGTGGAGGACAGGACAAGATCGTTCAACTATTCTGAACGTGCAGAAGAAGCATCTTCATCTATAGAGATATCCACTGTATCAAAGGGGGATCAGCACAGTTCAGATAAAAATCAGGACACTCAGTCTTCACTTAGATGTCAAGCAGGAGATGAAG TTACAAAAGCGGACAGCCGGTCTTCATCAAAAGAAGGAAGGATAGCTACACGACAAAGTCACAATGTTCACCAAAATGGTCAGGTTATGATGCTTGAGGCTGTGTCCTTCAATTTTTACGTGTGCAGTTTTTGA
- the LOC132644334 gene encoding uncharacterized protein LOC132644334 isoform X5 gives MQPAQRKLSIIDILGDDGPNCELENSAHEGRVAFSIEGLGKVEMSTPVHSPQVPGRPLSYGRSSPPRTRRKALSSQYLNRGIDGIELELDSMMVDVELPFRTSPLDGSACSRGIPDLPGSAEHKLLDTKWFSFNNNFTDLYTFESDEFFGKSKESSNTIWNDSANSSFQLPESFHEDCGSPHKSYLYHFDASSTDFWNNQSCGMREFNFEDCYYWGSANSSRARNYGKQDTYFDDSYHQKQRVRMRAKSEFNIIDSPTPYSKHYKSENFRDFSVSDGEWCSMRCTNPHLMDNIDHADKTWFANEDARDNLSLLSEESSTAVVGELDRQQKMNSNNKRRSQDVSDGSKETKFCEKLSAKERNCKRNDIQQGKEMDEPTKLPWPPNQSSAKPEYYHPVFYEKRSDMNNDGIRKARCGPGESNSRFRSFYETSVSKRHVSTCSDISTGDVLTDREPKLQVDSLQNLKGSIKYPGEYAPSCFMFEPMTFALDSPRCTFRNLFQDAKKGWGTEDSLHTLGSQGKVTGNIVRDVGKIPDFPSDGHEGVDILPFDSGQFVPNIEVSGRCKGLSSGKEKSTDGSSSVNKCSNCEEPKEKTPEVEDRTRSFNYSERAEEASSSIEISTVSKGDQHSSDKNQDTQSSLRCQAGDEVTKADSRSSSKEGRIATRQSHNVHQNGQVMMLEAVSFNFYVCSF, from the exons ATGCAGCCTGCCCAAAGAA AACTCTCTATCATTGACATACTTGGTGATGATGGACCGAACTGCGAGTTGGAAAATTCAGCTCATGAAGGCCGTGTTGCATTTTCGATTGAAG GTTTAGGTAAAGTTGAAATGTCTACCCCAGTCCATTCACCGCAGGTTCCTGGCAG ACCCTTGTCATATGGTAGGTCCTCCCCCCCAAGGACTAGGAGAAAAGCCCTCTCATctcagtaccttaacagagggaTAGATGGCATTGAACTTGAATTG GATAGCATGATGGTGGATGTAGAACTACCTTTTCGTACGAGTCCTTTAGACGGATCCGCTTGCTCCAGGGGAATACCAGATTTACCTGGCAGCGCAGAACATAAGTTACTAGATACCAAATGGTTCTCCTTTAATAACAATTTTACTGATTTGTACACTTTTGAGAGTGATGAATTCTTCGGCAAAAGCAAGGAGAGCTCAAATACAATTTGGAATG ATTCAGCAAATTCCAGTTTCCAACTTCCTGAAAGCTTTCATGAAGATTGTGGTTCACCACATAAGAGCTACTTATATCATTTTGATGCTAGTTCCACTGATTTTTGGAATAACCAAAGTTGTGGGATGCGAGAATTCAACTTTGAGGACTGTTATTATTGGGGTTCTGCCAATTCTTCTAGGGCCAGAAATTATGGGAAGCAAGACACTTATTTTGATGACTCTTATCATCAGAAGCAAAG GGTCAGGATGCGAGCCAAATCAGAATTCAACATAATAG ATTCACCTACTCCCTATTCCAAGCACTACAAATCAGAGAATTTCAGAGATTTCAGTGTCTCAGATGGAGAATG GTGTTCCATGAGATGTACAAATCCTCATTTAATGGATAATATAGACCATGCTGATAAGACATGGTTTGCAAATGAAGATGCAAGGGATAATTTGAGTTTATTGAG CGAAGAATCATCCACTGCAG TGGTGGGTGAGTTAGACAGACAACAAAAGATGAACTCAAATAATAAAAGGAGAAGCCAGGATGTATCTGATGGGAGCAAAGAGACAAAATTTTGTGAGAAGTTATCTGCTAAGGAAAGAAACTGCAAGAGGAATGATATTCAGCAGGGGAAAGAAATGGATGAGCCAACAAAGTTACCGTGGCCACCAAACCAATCAAGTGCAAAGCCAGAATATTACCATCCTGTATTTTATGAGAAGAGGTCAGACATGAACAATGATGGAATTAGGAAGGCTAGATGTGGTCCTGGAGAGTCAAATTCAAGATTCAGATCTTTCTACGAAACTTCAGTGTCCAAAAGACATGTATCCACTTGTTCTGACATCTCGACTGGAGATGTCCTTACTGACCGGGAGCCTAAGTTACAAGTTGACTCCCTGCAGAACCTCAAGGGGTCTATCAAATATCCTGGTGAATATGCACCCTCATGTTTTATGTTCGAACCAATGACTTTTGCACTAGATAGCCCAAGGTGCACCTTCAGGAACTTGTTTCAGGATGCCAAGAAGGGATGGGGTACTGAGGATTCATTACATACTCTTGGTTCCCAGGGCAAAGTAACAGGAAACATTGTAAGAGATGTAGGTAAGATACCTGATTTCCCGAGCGATGGACATGAAGGCGTTGATATCCTACCATTCGATAGCGGCCAATTTGTCCCAAATATTGAAGTTTCTGGTAGGTGCAAGGGTTTGTCATCAGGAAAGGAAAAGTCAACGGATGGATCAAGTTCTGTCAATAAGTGTAGTAACTGTGAGGAACCAAAAGAAAAAACTCCAGAAGTGGAGGACAGGACAAGATCGTTCAACTATTCTGAACGTGCAGAAGAAGCATCTTCATCTATAGAGATATCCACTGTATCAAAGGGGGATCAGCACAGTTCAGATAAAAATCAGGACACTCAGTCTTCACTTAGATGTCAAGCAGGAGATGAAG TTACAAAAGCGGACAGCCGGTCTTCATCAAAAGAAGGAAGGATAGCTACACGACAAAGTCACAATGTTCACCAAAATGGTCAGGTTATGATGCTTGAGGCTGTGTCCTTCAATTTTTACGTGTGCAGTTTTTGA
- the LOC132644334 gene encoding uncharacterized protein LOC132644334 isoform X1, with translation MMLQWMGGSRRKVDTSRRSTQKRQKQYFEQRKRQEQQKKDARESFFEEKSPCNQQEKNSRSLDILSLLNISTGSGDLKSNVHSGRHIYEDNQMPQPSPVIQTNKVFCLGSLQHKEGTSPSSQDYAACPKNTSVGASGGHERALYSTDEKVNPLTNSTSKQLSIIDILGDDGPNCELENSAHEGRVAFSIEGLGKVEMSTPVHSPQVPGRPLSYGRSSPPRTRRKALSSQYLNRGIDGIELELDSMMVDVELPFRTSPLDGSACSRGIPDLPGSAEHKLLDTKWFSFNNNFTDLYTFESDEFFGKSKESSNTIWNDSANSSFQLPESFHEDCGSPHKSYLYHFDASSTDFWNNQSCGMREFNFEDCYYWGSANSSRARNYGKQDTYFDDSYHQKQRVRMRAKSEFNIIDSPTPYSKHYKSENFRDFSVSDGEWCSMRCTNPHLMDNIDHADKTWFANEDARDNLSLLSEESSTAVVGELDRQQKMNSNNKRRSQDVSDGSKETKFCEKLSAKERNCKRNDIQQGKEMDEPTKLPWPPNQSSAKPEYYHPVFYEKRSDMNNDGIRKARCGPGESNSRFRSFYETSVSKRHVSTCSDISTGDVLTDREPKLQVDSLQNLKGSIKYPGEYAPSCFMFEPMTFALDSPRCTFRNLFQDAKKGWGTEDSLHTLGSQGKVTGNIVRDVGKIPDFPSDGHEGVDILPFDSGQFVPNIEVSGRCKGLSSGKEKSTDGSSSVNKCSNCEEPKEKTPEVEDRTRSFNYSERAEEASSSIEISTVSKGDQHSSDKNQDTQSSLRCQAGDEVTKADSRSSSKEGRIATRQSHNVHQNGQVMMLEAVSFNFYVCSF, from the exons GACGTCATATTTATGAGGACAATCAAATGCCACAGCCTTCTCCAGTGATTCAAACAAACAAAGTCTTTTGTCTTGGCTCTCTTCAGCATAAGGAAG GAACTTCACCAAGCTCCCAGGATTATGCAGCCTGCCCAAAGAA TACATCAGTTGGAGCATCTGGAGGTCATGAGAGAGCTTTGTACAGCACCGATGAGAAAGTAAATCCACTGACGAACTCTACAAGCAAGC AACTCTCTATCATTGACATACTTGGTGATGATGGACCGAACTGCGAGTTGGAAAATTCAGCTCATGAAGGCCGTGTTGCATTTTCGATTGAAG GTTTAGGTAAAGTTGAAATGTCTACCCCAGTCCATTCACCGCAGGTTCCTGGCAG ACCCTTGTCATATGGTAGGTCCTCCCCCCCAAGGACTAGGAGAAAAGCCCTCTCATctcagtaccttaacagagggaTAGATGGCATTGAACTTGAATTG GATAGCATGATGGTGGATGTAGAACTACCTTTTCGTACGAGTCCTTTAGACGGATCCGCTTGCTCCAGGGGAATACCAGATTTACCTGGCAGCGCAGAACATAAGTTACTAGATACCAAATGGTTCTCCTTTAATAACAATTTTACTGATTTGTACACTTTTGAGAGTGATGAATTCTTCGGCAAAAGCAAGGAGAGCTCAAATACAATTTGGAATG ATTCAGCAAATTCCAGTTTCCAACTTCCTGAAAGCTTTCATGAAGATTGTGGTTCACCACATAAGAGCTACTTATATCATTTTGATGCTAGTTCCACTGATTTTTGGAATAACCAAAGTTGTGGGATGCGAGAATTCAACTTTGAGGACTGTTATTATTGGGGTTCTGCCAATTCTTCTAGGGCCAGAAATTATGGGAAGCAAGACACTTATTTTGATGACTCTTATCATCAGAAGCAAAG GGTCAGGATGCGAGCCAAATCAGAATTCAACATAATAG ATTCACCTACTCCCTATTCCAAGCACTACAAATCAGAGAATTTCAGAGATTTCAGTGTCTCAGATGGAGAATG GTGTTCCATGAGATGTACAAATCCTCATTTAATGGATAATATAGACCATGCTGATAAGACATGGTTTGCAAATGAAGATGCAAGGGATAATTTGAGTTTATTGAG CGAAGAATCATCCACTGCAG TGGTGGGTGAGTTAGACAGACAACAAAAGATGAACTCAAATAATAAAAGGAGAAGCCAGGATGTATCTGATGGGAGCAAAGAGACAAAATTTTGTGAGAAGTTATCTGCTAAGGAAAGAAACTGCAAGAGGAATGATATTCAGCAGGGGAAAGAAATGGATGAGCCAACAAAGTTACCGTGGCCACCAAACCAATCAAGTGCAAAGCCAGAATATTACCATCCTGTATTTTATGAGAAGAGGTCAGACATGAACAATGATGGAATTAGGAAGGCTAGATGTGGTCCTGGAGAGTCAAATTCAAGATTCAGATCTTTCTACGAAACTTCAGTGTCCAAAAGACATGTATCCACTTGTTCTGACATCTCGACTGGAGATGTCCTTACTGACCGGGAGCCTAAGTTACAAGTTGACTCCCTGCAGAACCTCAAGGGGTCTATCAAATATCCTGGTGAATATGCACCCTCATGTTTTATGTTCGAACCAATGACTTTTGCACTAGATAGCCCAAGGTGCACCTTCAGGAACTTGTTTCAGGATGCCAAGAAGGGATGGGGTACTGAGGATTCATTACATACTCTTGGTTCCCAGGGCAAAGTAACAGGAAACATTGTAAGAGATGTAGGTAAGATACCTGATTTCCCGAGCGATGGACATGAAGGCGTTGATATCCTACCATTCGATAGCGGCCAATTTGTCCCAAATATTGAAGTTTCTGGTAGGTGCAAGGGTTTGTCATCAGGAAAGGAAAAGTCAACGGATGGATCAAGTTCTGTCAATAAGTGTAGTAACTGTGAGGAACCAAAAGAAAAAACTCCAGAAGTGGAGGACAGGACAAGATCGTTCAACTATTCTGAACGTGCAGAAGAAGCATCTTCATCTATAGAGATATCCACTGTATCAAAGGGGGATCAGCACAGTTCAGATAAAAATCAGGACACTCAGTCTTCACTTAGATGTCAAGCAGGAGATGAAG TTACAAAAGCGGACAGCCGGTCTTCATCAAAAGAAGGAAGGATAGCTACACGACAAAGTCACAATGTTCACCAAAATGGTCAGGTTATGATGCTTGAGGCTGTGTCCTTCAATTTTTACGTGTGCAGTTTTTGA